The following proteins are co-located in the Brevibacillus laterosporus DSM 25 genome:
- a CDS encoding DUF2953 domain-containing protein: MHWFLGSLTVLFLLLILLLITPIKIYLHYHRKQENDVLTIHIRVWKWIKINYELPMINLTLNKNNQPEVVAKVKQKGDALSNTESKKSIDTEDVDRWMHRVQELIERVQDFYPILCHALRHVYCEKLQWQTTIGIGDAAATGTLIGAVLGIKNMLASMLSYYISLQEMPRISVEPMWNATIIRTELSCVLFFRIGHVIVALVRIVIKMKKGSARKWQITPFRA, encoded by the coding sequence GTGCACTGGTTTTTAGGATCTTTAACTGTACTTTTTCTTTTATTGATTTTGCTTCTGATCACCCCAATAAAAATTTATCTTCATTATCATCGAAAACAGGAAAATGATGTCTTGACCATACATATTCGAGTTTGGAAATGGATTAAAATCAATTATGAGCTACCTATGATTAATCTCACCTTAAATAAAAACAATCAACCTGAAGTAGTGGCTAAAGTGAAACAAAAGGGAGATGCTCTATCCAATACGGAAAGTAAGAAAAGTATCGATACAGAGGATGTCGATCGATGGATGCATCGTGTTCAGGAATTGATTGAACGTGTTCAGGATTTTTACCCAATACTATGCCACGCTCTTCGCCATGTGTATTGTGAAAAATTGCAATGGCAAACCACAATAGGCATAGGAGATGCAGCAGCAACAGGGACTCTGATCGGTGCCGTGTTAGGAATTAAAAATATGTTGGCGTCGATGCTCTCCTATTACATTTCTTTGCAGGAAATGCCTCGTATTAGCGTAGAGCCCATGTGGAATGCTACTATCATCCGAACCGAACTTTCCTGTGTTCTTTTCTTTCGGATAGGACACGTTATTGTTGCGTTAGTTCGTATCGTAATTAAAATGAAGAAAGGGAGTGCGAGGAAATGGCAGATCACCCCATTCAGGGCTTAA
- a CDS encoding YkoP family protein gives MNVAMLTLWGIWDRIYHCCRRLNYIQQEQNIFRYTILPYNGEMLKTNNGYIIQKGDLVIRLHIHNYLLAKRSVGIHSDVQIGLTLVREVKRSLPQLASVVKSHPKKREIKGIVGTTLLVKGSGQLGFSMSPVPNVWYFRFKRWYLTLLKIVMHPSGRKAPASMEALTRVFMSKEELLDRF, from the coding sequence TTGAATGTAGCTATGCTCACCCTATGGGGGATTTGGGATAGGATTTATCATTGCTGTAGAAGATTAAATTATATTCAGCAAGAACAGAATATCTTTCGCTATACGATCCTTCCATACAATGGGGAAATGTTGAAAACGAATAATGGTTATATTATTCAAAAAGGGGACCTAGTTATCCGCCTACATATCCATAATTATTTGTTAGCTAAACGTAGCGTAGGAATACACAGTGATGTACAGATTGGACTAACATTAGTTCGTGAAGTAAAGAGATCTTTGCCTCAATTAGCTAGTGTAGTGAAGTCCCATCCAAAAAAGCGAGAGATTAAAGGAATTGTGGGTACAACGTTGTTAGTTAAAGGCAGTGGACAACTAGGATTTTCAATGTCACCTGTTCCAAATGTTTGGTACTTTCGATTTAAACGCTGGTACCTCACTTTGTTAAAAATAGTTATGCATCCAAGTGGCAGAAAGGCACCTGCTTCAATGGAGGCACTTACACGTGTATTTATGTCAAAGGAAGAATTACTCGATCGATTTTAA
- a CDS encoding sensor histidine kinase, with protein sequence MVNVTLLTYEQISKFLVTLVPTITDKWLDELEDLFHPYRVTLPRHLAEKPCYLISLLLIRDVYEEDIRESSHDIGNWFWSEKLPLSLALKTFQILYHVYMGEIQSNIPLHLISSEELSSMEKRLKILIDEALYQAVHNYEDLVQNELSEKEETISYLHNDKLEMLDKIAANMAHELRNPLCAIEGFLKLILESTNGNHVLENYVQVVLHEFDSFHRQITGFLSFCKKPILDEIYKKVSLTDLLHEVEILLTPRLHAENVTLIMRMEPCDLNCYKEGLSQVLIHLLNNAIDAVSSNVYKHVQVSTYKHTDSLTIMVENNGEEIPQDLVEKLFQPFFSTKDDNTGIGLSICKNIIEKHNGSIYCESNSTATRFFIRLPYDLQ encoded by the coding sequence ATGGTCAATGTTACATTGCTCACATATGAGCAAATTTCTAAATTTTTAGTAACGCTAGTACCTACAATTACGGATAAATGGTTAGATGAGTTAGAGGATCTCTTTCATCCCTATCGGGTAACTTTACCTAGACATTTGGCTGAAAAACCATGCTACCTAATCTCTCTCCTACTTATACGTGACGTATACGAAGAAGACATCCGAGAATCCTCTCATGATATAGGCAACTGGTTTTGGTCTGAAAAGCTCCCTTTATCATTAGCCTTAAAAACATTTCAAATACTCTATCATGTATATATGGGTGAAATCCAATCAAATATACCACTCCATTTGATTTCTTCAGAAGAACTCTCCTCCATGGAAAAAAGATTAAAGATATTGATTGACGAAGCCTTATATCAAGCCGTGCATAATTATGAGGATTTGGTACAAAATGAATTAAGTGAAAAAGAAGAAACCATTTCTTATTTACACAATGATAAATTAGAAATGCTTGATAAGATTGCAGCTAATATGGCTCACGAGTTAAGAAACCCACTTTGTGCCATAGAAGGCTTTCTTAAATTAATTTTAGAAAGCACAAATGGAAATCATGTTTTGGAAAATTATGTACAGGTTGTTTTACATGAATTTGATAGTTTTCATCGGCAAATTACAGGTTTTCTGAGCTTTTGCAAGAAGCCTATTTTAGATGAAATATATAAAAAGGTCTCCTTAACTGATTTACTTCATGAAGTAGAAATACTGCTGACACCTCGTTTACATGCTGAAAATGTTACACTAATTATGCGTATGGAGCCCTGTGATTTAAATTGCTACAAAGAAGGGCTATCTCAGGTACTCATTCATTTATTAAACAATGCTATTGATGCGGTTAGTTCAAACGTATACAAGCACGTACAGGTATCTACATATAAACATACAGACAGCCTTACTATCATGGTAGAGAATAATGGAGAAGAAATCCCTCAAGATCTTGTAGAGAAACTTTTTCAGCCTTTCTTTTCCACCAAAGACGACAATACTGGGATCGGATTATCTATCTGTAAAAACATTATTGAAAAACATAATGGTAGTATTTACTGTGAATCTAATAGTACAGCTACACGTTTTTTTATCCGCTTACCATATGATTTACAATAA
- a CDS encoding DUF5348 domain-containing protein produces the protein MIGTLTKNFQGRYALPNGQYFTTGDEIEVKLDITWIKTSVHHDLKDYYLVDYPNVPMKGLLARKP, from the coding sequence TTGATCGGCACTCTAACAAAGAATTTTCAGGGTAGATATGCCTTACCTAACGGACAATACTTTACAACAGGTGATGAAATTGAGGTTAAGCTAGATATAACTTGGATAAAAACAAGCGTACATCATGACTTAAAAGATTATTACCTAGTTGATTATCCAAATGTTCCAATGAAAGGATTATTGGCAAGGAAGCCATAA
- a CDS encoding alpha/beta-type small acid-soluble spore protein translates to MPNNNGSSNNLLVPQANQALDQLKYEIASEFGVQLGPDTTSRQNGSVGGEITKRLVSFAEQQLAGRQ, encoded by the coding sequence ATGCCAAACAACAATGGATCTAGCAACAACCTTCTGGTACCTCAAGCAAACCAAGCTCTTGACCAATTGAAATACGAAATCGCTTCTGAATTTGGTGTTCAACTTGGCCCAGACACAACTTCTCGTCAAAACGGTTCTGTTGGTGGAGAGATCACTAAACGTCTTGTAAGCTTTGCTGAACAACAATTGGCTGGACGTCAATAA
- a CDS encoding DEAD/DEAH box helicase, which yields MIRAEKIKGNDGKWWIKASFRSVKTLVDAMSQVKGAIYSPAQKVWAIPLAFREDFESKMGGFLINWTDEEKRSNGGISEDDIPSEPTVPGYGVTYNEHGEIIDHRGFKTRPWGEFQVKGFNLMVSKDFLILADDAGLGKSWQVANAIEAKKKLGHLKRGIVLAKASLLFNWRDEIHMHTNLKSVVMAGTVNQRAKLYNQLTNDEDWDVIIMSYETFRCDIHNLELLDNYRELQFCVMDEAHKIKNPNSKIGSLIHRINFRSRYVLTATPLPNSPIESFNYLRFGKRTDYNWWQFQARYAIMGGFNGKEIVGYQNIMELKNLIQINMLRRRKKDKLKELPEVAFKKINLSMTPTQSKLYQAVKEEITEELKDTSLDRIPSALTKLLRLQQVTDSIELIGVSPGKNTSSKLLALDEMIEELVDSGEEKVIIFSRFRTMVELIEKRYSKYQPAVIHGDVDANGKTENSAVRILKKKYRQEWYDMPEEQKRKLLDETMTSDRQKEVYRFQNDNDCKIFIGCTPACREGLTLTKATHVIFLDCEWSPAYVEQAFSRAHRIGQQNAVTVYYLVCEGTIDEHVQETLQRKEAMAQTMLDEGINNLDLGVAKQIIASLAGIDERMIT from the coding sequence ATGATAAGAGCTGAAAAGATTAAAGGCAATGATGGTAAATGGTGGATTAAGGCTTCTTTTCGCTCCGTCAAAACCCTAGTTGATGCAATGAGTCAAGTTAAAGGGGCTATCTACAGTCCTGCTCAAAAGGTTTGGGCTATCCCTCTCGCATTTCGTGAGGATTTTGAAAGTAAGATGGGTGGCTTCCTAATCAACTGGACTGACGAGGAAAAAAGAAGCAACGGCGGTATAAGTGAAGACGACATCCCTTCTGAGCCTACTGTTCCTGGGTACGGAGTCACTTATAACGAGCATGGAGAGATTATTGACCATAGGGGGTTCAAGACACGCCCTTGGGGTGAATTTCAAGTCAAAGGGTTCAACCTCATGGTTAGCAAGGATTTCCTGATCTTAGCCGATGATGCGGGACTCGGGAAGTCTTGGCAGGTAGCTAATGCCATCGAAGCTAAGAAGAAGCTTGGTCATTTAAAGCGCGGAATTGTCCTAGCGAAGGCTAGTCTGCTATTTAACTGGCGTGACGAGATACACATGCACACTAATCTCAAGTCAGTTGTCATGGCGGGAACGGTTAATCAACGTGCCAAGCTGTACAACCAACTAACCAATGATGAAGATTGGGATGTCATCATTATGTCCTACGAGACTTTTAGATGTGATATCCATAATCTTGAGCTATTAGACAACTATAGGGAACTTCAATTCTGCGTCATGGACGAAGCTCACAAGATTAAGAACCCTAATAGTAAGATTGGTTCCCTGATTCATAGAATTAACTTTCGCAGTCGCTATGTTCTGACCGCCACACCACTCCCCAACAGCCCTATTGAGTCCTTCAACTACCTTAGATTCGGTAAACGAACGGATTACAACTGGTGGCAGTTCCAAGCCCGCTACGCTATCATGGGTGGCTTCAATGGTAAGGAAATTGTGGGTTATCAGAATATTATGGAGCTGAAGAACCTTATTCAGATCAACATGCTCCGAAGACGTAAGAAGGACAAGCTCAAGGAGCTTCCTGAGGTAGCATTTAAGAAGATCAACCTTAGCATGACCCCTACTCAGTCCAAGTTGTATCAGGCTGTCAAGGAAGAGATCACGGAGGAATTGAAGGATACGTCATTAGATAGGATTCCATCAGCACTAACCAAGCTACTACGACTTCAGCAAGTAACAGACTCTATTGAGTTAATCGGGGTTTCCCCAGGTAAGAACACAAGCTCTAAGCTTCTTGCCCTTGATGAGATGATCGAGGAATTGGTTGATAGTGGCGAGGAAAAAGTTATCATATTCTCCCGTTTTCGCACAATGGTTGAACTTATTGAAAAACGGTATTCTAAATACCAACCTGCGGTTATACATGGTGACGTGGATGCCAACGGTAAAACAGAGAACTCCGCTGTACGTATCCTGAAGAAAAAGTACAGACAGGAATGGTACGACATGCCTGAGGAGCAGAAAAGGAAGCTACTCGATGAGACCATGACATCTGATCGGCAGAAGGAAGTATACCGATTCCAGAATGACAATGACTGCAAAATTTTCATCGGGTGTACACCTGCTTGTCGTGAGGGGCTAACTCTTACCAAGGCTACTCACGTTATCTTCCTTGACTGTGAATGGTCACCTGCTTATGTAGAGCAAGCCTTCTCCCGCGCCCACCGTATTGGTCAGCAGAACGCCGTGACGGTCTACTATCTTGTGTGTGAGGGAACGATTGACGAGCATGTTCAGGAGACATTACAGCGCAAAGAAGCCATGGCTCAAACCATGCTTGATGAGGGAATCAACAACCTCGATCTTGGCGTGGCGAAGCAGATCATAGCGTCACTTGCAGGTATTGATGAAAGGATGATTACATGA
- a CDS encoding TerC family protein translates to METNTLVALFHIFIIDVVLSGDNAVVIGMACRGLSPIDRKKAILYGTLGAIILRVLLTIVATWMLAIPLVKAVGGIMLLYISLKLLGGDEDTSEVQISKSSGQAIKTIILADFIMSLDNVLAVGGAAGGDIILVVIGLALSIPLLMFGSNLIANLLDRYPILLYVGTGILAYTAIHMFLQDPFVLEKIAPYLAIPNQVIAGIVVIVVLLLGKWRSNRI, encoded by the coding sequence ATGGAAACAAATACTCTAGTCGCTTTATTTCATATTTTTATTATCGATGTGGTTTTAAGTGGAGACAATGCTGTTGTTATTGGGATGGCCTGTCGTGGACTTTCGCCAATTGATCGTAAGAAAGCAATCCTATATGGTACATTAGGTGCTATAATTTTGCGTGTGTTACTTACGATTGTGGCTACTTGGATGTTAGCTATTCCTCTGGTTAAAGCAGTGGGAGGAATTATGCTACTCTACATCTCTCTTAAATTGTTAGGAGGGGATGAGGACACAAGCGAGGTGCAAATCAGCAAGAGCAGTGGGCAGGCAATTAAAACGATTATCTTAGCCGATTTTATTATGAGTTTAGATAATGTACTAGCTGTAGGTGGTGCTGCCGGTGGAGATATTATCTTAGTAGTGATCGGCCTTGCTCTGAGTATTCCCTTATTGATGTTCGGTAGTAATCTGATTGCTAATCTGCTGGATCGCTATCCTATTCTCTTATATGTAGGGACAGGTATTCTGGCTTATACAGCTATTCATATGTTTTTGCAGGATCCTTTTGTCCTTGAGAAGATAGCTCCTTATCTTGCTATTCCTAATCAGGTCATCGCTGGGATCGTTGTTATAGTCGTGTTGTTGCTTGGAAAATGGCGTAGTAATCGTATATAA
- a CDS encoding N-acetylmuramoyl-L-alanine amidase family protein: MLPITKDYLPINPFSRVGKKLKSKKGIVMHYTASPGAPAKNISNHFKGLANQNPNDNIKDRYASAQYSVDRTSIYNSIPDDELAYHCGSETYTEEALARLGSYPNNSTVGIEMCIEKDGSIHEDTFNNAVDLVVYLIKERGFPNVIFTHKGVVGWKDCPLPWVRKPSEFERFKEAVNNKLNPPKPVEEEDQVNKVLEYDNWAWGELDQYVGDAYNDKIIIDWEWVEKVRKKKLTYGELILLKVIIDERRRKKAS; encoded by the coding sequence ATGTTACCTATTACGAAAGATTACCTACCGATTAACCCTTTCAGTAGGGTAGGCAAGAAGCTAAAATCCAAGAAGGGTATTGTGATGCACTATACGGCTTCACCAGGAGCACCTGCAAAGAATATCAGCAATCACTTTAAGGGGCTTGCTAATCAGAACCCAAACGATAATATAAAAGATCGTTACGCAAGTGCTCAATACTCTGTTGACCGAACCTCGATCTACAATAGCATCCCTGATGATGAGCTTGCTTACCATTGTGGTAGTGAGACTTACACCGAGGAAGCTCTGGCAAGGCTCGGGAGCTACCCTAACAACAGCACGGTGGGAATTGAGATGTGTATTGAGAAGGACGGTAGCATCCACGAAGACACGTTCAATAATGCTGTAGACCTTGTGGTGTATTTGATTAAAGAGCGTGGGTTCCCTAATGTGATATTCACTCATAAGGGTGTTGTAGGGTGGAAGGACTGCCCGTTGCCTTGGGTTAGGAAGCCTAGCGAGTTTGAAAGATTCAAAGAGGCGGTTAACAATAAGTTGAACCCGCCAAAACCTGTGGAGGAGGAAGACCAAGTGAACAAAGTACTGGAATATGATAACTGGGCGTGGGGTGAACTTGATCAGTATGTTGGTGATGCCTACAACGATAAGATCATCATAGACTGGGAGTGGGTTGAGAAGGTTCGTAAGAAGAAGCTAACTTACGGGGAGTTGATCTTGCTGAAAGTGATTATAGATGAGCGTAGACGGAAGAAAGCCTCCTAG
- a CDS encoding nicotinate phosphoribosyltransferase codes for MSTTNNFPPELMCDFYKLSHPEQYPEGTEYVFSTWTPRGSRNPGINKVVVFGVQGFIKDFLINYFNDNFFARPKEAVIAEYVRFIRHTLGHTNPDCSRIAALHDLGYLPLKIKALKEGSRAEIRVPVVTVENTLPEFYWLTNFIETVMSCEVWMPSTSATIAFQYLEILTKYAKLTGGDLNAVQFQGHDFSMRGMAGRSAAASSGAGHLLSFSGTDTCPAIGYLEKYYNADIEKELVGTSIPATEHAVMCANGQDEKTVIKRLITEVYPEGFASIVCDTWDFWHVVGEVIPSLKKEIMGRDGRVVIRPDSGDPVLILCGDPDAEDEIVRKGLIEVLWDTFNGSLTPRGYKQLDPHIGAIYGDSITLDRAEEISKLLMAKGFASTNVVFGIGSFTYQYNTRDTFMYAMKATQVVINGQEQLIYKDPKTDSGIKKSQRGLVAVMSDGNGGFKYVDGMFREDYNEIAHLDQLEVVFLDGKLLRDESLGEIRARLQSQIV; via the coding sequence ATGTCTACGACCAATAACTTCCCGCCTGAACTCATGTGTGACTTCTATAAACTGTCTCACCCCGAGCAGTACCCTGAAGGAACAGAGTATGTGTTCTCCACATGGACTCCTCGTGGTAGCCGCAATCCAGGTATCAATAAAGTTGTGGTGTTCGGGGTACAGGGATTCATTAAGGACTTCTTGATTAACTACTTCAATGACAACTTCTTCGCCCGCCCGAAGGAAGCTGTGATCGCTGAGTATGTTCGCTTTATTCGTCATACATTAGGTCACACAAATCCTGACTGTTCACGTATAGCCGCTCTCCATGACCTAGGATACCTGCCGCTGAAGATCAAAGCCTTGAAAGAAGGTAGTCGCGCTGAGATACGAGTTCCAGTAGTTACAGTAGAGAACACTTTACCAGAGTTCTACTGGCTTACAAACTTCATCGAAACAGTTATGTCCTGCGAAGTTTGGATGCCGTCAACGAGTGCTACGATTGCCTTCCAATACCTTGAGATTCTGACTAAGTATGCAAAATTGACAGGGGGCGACCTGAACGCTGTACAATTCCAAGGTCATGATTTCTCTATGCGTGGTATGGCAGGTCGTTCAGCGGCGGCTTCAAGCGGTGCAGGTCATCTTCTATCCTTTAGTGGTACGGACACCTGCCCCGCTATCGGCTATCTTGAGAAGTACTATAACGCAGACATCGAGAAGGAATTAGTGGGAACCTCTATTCCTGCTACCGAACACGCTGTAATGTGTGCCAATGGGCAGGATGAAAAGACTGTAATTAAACGATTGATTACAGAGGTATATCCCGAAGGATTCGCGTCTATCGTTTGTGATACGTGGGACTTCTGGCATGTTGTGGGAGAGGTTATCCCTTCCCTTAAAAAAGAGATCATGGGTCGTGACGGTAGAGTGGTTATTCGCCCTGACTCAGGAGACCCTGTTCTTATCCTATGTGGTGACCCTGATGCGGAGGATGAGATCGTTCGCAAGGGATTGATCGAAGTACTATGGGATACCTTCAATGGCTCGTTAACACCTAGGGGGTACAAACAGCTCGACCCTCATATTGGAGCTATCTACGGAGACTCCATTACTCTCGACCGCGCTGAGGAAATCAGTAAGCTTCTAATGGCAAAGGGGTTTGCTTCTACAAACGTAGTGTTTGGAATCGGTTCTTTCACCTACCAATACAACACCCGTGACACATTCATGTATGCTATGAAAGCCACTCAAGTAGTTATTAACGGTCAGGAACAGCTAATCTACAAAGACCCTAAGACAGACAGTGGCATTAAGAAATCCCAAAGAGGTTTGGTCGCTGTAATGTCTGACGGTAACGGTGGTTTCAAGTATGTTGACGGAATGTTCCGTGAGGATTATAACGAGATCGCGCACCTCGATCAGCTCGAAGTAGTGTTCCTTGACGGTAAGTTGCTTCGTGACGAGAGCTTAGGAGAGATTCGCGCGAGACTCCAAAGCCAGATTGTATAG
- a CDS encoding 3D domain-containing protein, giving the protein MLRKMLIACMACLFGLQTGVIQAEEKNESRQETTSTTEEETTKDRSEASEAKNDSTENGSEDSEQNKEKNNEEQKQNDVEKNQNSPINDIAGHAAEKEIISLFDNKIISATDGLFRPDEEITMAEFIVLLLKSKQIEPATDGKSSFSDVPLQNWVAPYAETAFRLGIIQGTIENGKRTLNPKGLVERQELIAILNRASGKSGEVNNVKWSTTYHTLKNYPDSQDVPTWSQREYAYALQNEETQKALNGKLEPEKKVTRAEAASQVYYSLFLPDKQEASSKNTTPVEFPYTRVIQVKTTAYDFTNGPTKGYLGWDLREGIVAVDPSVIPLGTHLYIEGYGYAVAADIGSKVKKNHIDLFMISPKQARDHGIKQAKVYILN; this is encoded by the coding sequence ATGTTACGGAAAATGCTAATTGCGTGTATGGCATGTTTGTTCGGTCTGCAAACAGGAGTCATACAGGCAGAGGAAAAGAATGAATCCAGACAAGAAACGACTTCTACAACTGAAGAGGAAACGACTAAAGATAGATCTGAAGCATCAGAAGCAAAGAATGACTCTACTGAAAATGGGTCTGAAGATTCAGAACAAAATAAAGAGAAGAATAATGAAGAACAAAAACAAAACGATGTTGAAAAAAATCAAAATAGCCCAATAAATGATATTGCAGGTCATGCGGCTGAAAAAGAGATTATATCTCTATTCGATAACAAGATCATATCTGCTACAGATGGGCTTTTTCGTCCAGATGAAGAGATTACCATGGCTGAATTTATCGTCCTGCTATTGAAGAGTAAACAAATTGAACCTGCTACAGATGGAAAAAGTAGCTTCAGTGATGTACCCTTGCAAAACTGGGTGGCTCCCTATGCAGAAACAGCATTTCGTCTAGGTATCATTCAAGGAACTATAGAGAATGGCAAACGAACACTTAATCCGAAGGGCTTGGTAGAAAGGCAGGAGTTGATTGCCATTCTAAATAGAGCAAGTGGTAAAAGTGGAGAAGTAAATAATGTGAAATGGTCAACAACCTATCATACATTAAAAAACTATCCCGACAGTCAAGATGTTCCTACGTGGAGCCAAAGGGAATATGCGTATGCCTTGCAAAATGAAGAAACTCAGAAAGCTTTAAATGGAAAGCTGGAGCCTGAAAAAAAGGTAACTCGGGCAGAGGCGGCTAGTCAGGTTTACTACTCATTATTTTTGCCTGATAAACAAGAGGCCTCATCTAAAAATACGACTCCTGTGGAGTTTCCATATACACGCGTTATACAGGTAAAAACAACGGCCTATGACTTCACGAATGGACCCACGAAGGGATACCTTGGTTGGGACTTACGAGAGGGGATTGTAGCTGTTGATCCTTCTGTAATACCGCTTGGAACCCATTTATATATCGAGGGCTACGGGTATGCTGTAGCCGCTGACATAGGCTCGAAAGTAAAAAAGAATCATATTGATTTGTTCATGATCTCCCCAAAACAGGCGAGGGATCACGGTATTAAGCAAGCAAAGGTGTATATCTTGAATTAA
- a CDS encoding phage holin family protein, translated as MHKWDVALTAIFGWALSSLVYLVGGIDRLFIAVTIFIGLDYITGVISAWYKKELSSRVGWWGLIRKSLTLVFIIVAHQLDVVAGNTNGFMRNTMLMFVIGTEGISIFENLGKMGLPVPQFITSALIKLRGEEEDISKNKSKEG; from the coding sequence GTGCATAAGTGGGACGTTGCTCTTACAGCAATTTTCGGGTGGGCACTATCCTCTTTGGTCTACTTGGTCGGTGGTATCGACCGTCTGTTTATCGCTGTAACTATTTTTATAGGACTGGACTACATAACAGGAGTAATTTCAGCGTGGTACAAAAAAGAGCTTTCGAGCCGAGTTGGGTGGTGGGGTCTTATCCGAAAATCCCTTACCCTTGTCTTCATCATCGTTGCCCACCAACTTGATGTAGTAGCAGGAAACACAAATGGCTTCATGCGAAACACGATGCTCATGTTCGTTATCGGTACAGAGGGAATCAGTATCTTTGAGAATCTTGGCAAGATGGGTCTTCCTGTTCCTCAGTTCATTACGTCTGCACTGATTAAACTACGTGGGGAAGAAGAAGACATAAGCAAAAACAAAAGTAAGGAGGGTTAA